The genomic segment GAAGGACGCAATCGGCTGGGCCTGCAACGTCAGCTCCATCGACCCGTTGAACGACACCGAGATGAGAGTAACGATCACCGAGCTGTCGCCGGGGGTCAAAGGGGTCGGCGTCGCGATGGCATTCCGGAACTTCGCCTCGACGGGCTCGGACGCGCCGATGCCGCACTTGGTCCGCGTGGTCGTCGTGAATGAAGTCGGAGAGGAAGTCGGCCGCACCGACCATTAGCGCCGGCCCGATGGGACCAGCCGGACCTCAGGGCGAGCCCGGACCCGCCGGACCGGCGGGCGCCCAGGGTGAGACCGGCCCCGCGGGTCCCCCCGGCGTCACAGGACCTCAGGGTGATCCTGGGCCGGCCGGACCGGCCGGTGCGCAAGGAGAGGTCGGACCCATCGGCCCTCCAGGTCCGATCGGCCCTGCCGGACCGGAAGGGAGCGGCGTCGATTCCCTTCAGGACTTGGTCGGACTTAGCTGCGGGCCCGGGGGAAGCGGTACCACCTCGTTGAGCACCGCCAGCGTCAGCCCGCAAGGAGTCACCACTGTCAACCTCACCTGCGTGCCGGCTCAGCTCAACGGGCTTCTGACAGTCCATGTCCGTCCGGGCGCAGGTGGACCGCTGGGCGTCGACCCGCCGACTGCCAGCGTCACCTTGACCGCGGCCGGTCTCGGTACTCAAACGTGCACGACTACCAGCGGTGGCGGCAGTGCCAGTTGCACGTTCGGATTCCCTGTCGGCACGATCGTTACCGTCACCGGCCAGAACCTGATATCGATCTCGGGCGACGTCTCCTGCACGCGCGACCAGATCGTCGCGGGCACCTGCCAGCTGACGATGGAGAGCAGCGGGGCTATCACCGCACAGGGACGGGACCTAGTCGGCTAGAGAGCGGCCCAGCGGTATCCACCAGTTCAGTGGCCCGGCAGCTGCGCGAGGAGTTCAGCGACTGAACTGTGAAGGCCGATGTGCGCGAACCGCCCAGGCACGTCTGTGGGCTGGGATGGACGCGACGGCGGGAGTCGAACCCGCAGCGCTGCCGGGTATGAACCGGAGCCCGGGACCGCCCGGACCGCCGCGATGACCCCACGCTAGGCGCGAATCGCACCCACCGCTCGTGAGTGTCAGAGCGTGTCGGACGGTGACGAGATGTGACGCGGCCGGCCGCGTGGCTCAGCACGCGGCGGTGGAGGCATCCGTCATCAGTGTCCGTCGTGGGTGACGATCGGCAGCACGGTGCCGTCGGCATCGAGGAGAGCCGCGCCCTGGCATGCACCCAACGCCGGTACGACGACCACCGTGACGACGGCGGCTGCCGCGACCAGGCTCCAGAGACTCGTCCGCCCGGACGGATGACGCCGGGCCCACACGATGCCGCACGCGACCACCACTCCGAGCGCGATGAGCAGGCCGATGGCGAAGACGCTCGCGCGCCCCGGCTCGGTCGCGAGCAACGTCAGCGCCGTAACCATCCCCGCCGACACGCCGGCGACTGCCCGCCGCGGCGCCAGCGTGCGACCCAGGGCGAGGCTGGCCGCGCCCCAGGCGAGCGCAGCCAGCCCCACCACGACAGAGATGACGCCGAGCACCCGCGACAGCGTGTCGGCCTGTGCCGCCACGGTCGCGGCGGCACCGAGCGCGACTGCAACCAGGCCGAAGCCCCACGCGGCGACCGGCACCCACGACGGGGCACGGGTGACCGCGCGCTCCGTCGCGGGTGCCTCGAGTCGCATGATCACGCGGTGGCGACGCGGGACGAGCGTTCGGCAGCGAGTCCGACGCCGAGCAGCACGAGGGCGCTGGCCAGGTGCAGGAAGTGGTCGGGCGCGTTCAGCGCGAGGATGTTCGCCGGCGTGCCGACGAGGAAGAAGCCGACCAGCCCGAGCAGCAGGTACGCGGCCCCCACGGTGATGTTCACGATCTTGGCGGGACGCGCGCCGCGCAGGCCGGCGGCGAGCAGCGCCGCGCCGATCAAGAGGTGCGCCACGTTGTGGAGCGGGTTCACCTCGAAGATGCCGAGCAGGAGCCCGCCCTCGGTGGCGACGAAGCCGACGCCCTGCGTGAACGCGAACCCGAGCAGGCCCACGAGAAGGTAGACGGCGCCGAAGACCGTGGCGACGATGCGGTTCGGTGAAGAGCCCATAGTGAGACCTCTCTGTTGTCAACGGCGATCTGCCGTGCTGTGAGAGGTCTTCGAGGCGGGCTCGGAATCGGATGGGATGCCGCGGCGGACGTCACCGGCCAGCCGGCCGAGTGCCGCGCTGACGTCGGGTCATACCGCCGGGACGGCGGGTGAGGTGATGCTAGATCTCGAAGTCGTCGACGGCGTCATCGTCGCGGTCGAGCATGGCCGGCGAAGCCTCGGATTCGATGCTGTCGTCGGGGTGCTCTGACTCGGCCGCGGTCGTGGTGTCGGGCTCAGGGCCGGGCTCTTGCGGGGGCAGGGTTGCGTCGGTCATGCCTCCAGTCCACGAGACGGCGTCGAACCGCGCAAACGGGTTGACGAGCTCGCCGGAGTCTGAGCGAGCCGCTCCGCGGGACGGGTCAGCCGGCCTTGCGGACCGTCCACACGTGCTCGCTCGGGTAGTCCCGCGCCCAGTCCGCGGTGATGCCCGACTTCGTGCCGACGGCGTCGGCCGGCGCCTGGATCTCGGCGAAGTCGACGACCTCGAACCCGGTCGAGCGGAAGAGCCGGATCCACGCCGAGAAGGGCAGCGAGAACTCGATGCCGCCCGGGTCGTCGGCGGCATCCCGCCAGTCGAGGCGGTGGTCGCCGAAGTAGGGACGCTCGAGCGTCCGCGGGATCGGGAACGAACCGTCGAGTGGCGAGCACACGCTCACGAGGTGGTGCGTGCCGAGGAACACGAGCGTCCCACCGGGTCGGAGCAGGCGGTGGGCCTCGGGGATCCACCGGTACGGGTCGGCCCAGATCGCCGCGCCGTACTCGCTGATCGCGAAGTCGAACGACTCGTCCGGCTTCGGCACCGCCTCGGCGTTGCCGTGAATGAGCTCCAGCGCGACGCCGTGCTGCTGCGCGAGGCGCTCGGCGGTGCGCAGCTGCTCGAGCGAGTTGTCGATGCCCGTGACCACCGCTCCGCGTCGGGCCATCCACGCCGACACGTACGCCGTGCCGCAGCCCAGCTCGATCGCCTGCAGTCCGGTCATGTCGTCGGGCAGCAGATGCAGCTCGCTCTCGGGAATGCCCCACGAGCCCCACGCCGGCTCGGCCTGGTTCCACGAGCGCTCACCCGCCTCGACCCACTCGTGGGCCATGCCGTCCCAGTACTCGCGGTTGACAGCGACATGCTCGGGGAGTTCGGCCACCCCGCGAGACTACCGCGGCGCTCCGGGCTCCGGTCAGCCCAGCGATCCCGCCTCGAGCGTGAAGCGCTGCGCGCGCAGCCGCGCCGCAAGGTGCTCGCCCATGGCGACCATCGGGGTCAGCACGCCGGCGCGGTCGCCGAGGTCGTCGAGGGCGAGGCTCAGCGCCGACTCGGCGAGCATGATGCCGGTTCCGCCGTAGCCGGGATCGTACGGCGCCGCGACGCGCGTGCGCACCGGCTCGCCTTCGACCGGGTAGACGTCGACGTCGAGGGCGAAGCGCCCGTGCTCGACCGCGTCGTCGCTCGGACCGCTTCCCGGCGACGGCAGCACCCGGTCGAGCAGTGCGCGCGTCGGCGCGAACGCCATCGCGCCGACGAGGGCCGCTGTTCCGACAGTGATCCCGCTCGCTCGCAGGAAGCCGCCGACGCCGCGCCCGGTCGCCACCACCTCGCGGTACTGCATCAGCTGCCCGTAGCTCCACCCGGTGAGGTAGTTGCTGCGCTGCACGATCTGCTGGTTGAAGCCGCCCATCACGAACGGCGCCTGCCATGTCCCGTGCTCCGCGCCCCAGCCCGTGCGGGCCCGGCTCGGCAGGCGCACCGACGGCCCGGGGGTGAGCGCGTAGGGGTTCGCGAGGAGGCGGCGGGCCGAGGCATCCGTTCTCGCCTCCTTCAGCTGCTGCCTCAGCGAGTCGATCGTGCCGCCGCTGATGCCGCCGCGCAGCGACCGCACCCTCAGCGTCGCCGCGACGATCGGCACGCCGCCGGCGGCTGCGTGGGCGAGGCCGAGCCCGAGGTCGGAGGGGATCGAGTCGAAGCCGCACGAGTGCACGATCTTGGCCCCGGTGCGCTCGGCGACCGCGTGGTTGCGCTCGATGCTGCGCGCGACGAAGATGCTCTCGCCCGTCAGGTCGGCGTACGACGTGCCGGCGCGGGCGCACGCCGCCGCGACGCGCGCGCCGTAGCGGAGGTACGGTCCGACGGTGGTGGCGATGACGGCAGCGGATGCCGCGACTCGGCCGACCGCGTCGTCATGGGTCGTGTCGACCTCGATCGCGGGCCAGTCGACGCCGAGCTCGCGCTTGACCTCGTTCAGGCGTGCGGTCGACCGGCCGGCGAGGGCGATCCGCACCCCCTCGGGCGCCGACCGCGCCAGGTGCCGAGCGGTGTACCTGCCGACGAATCCGGAGGCGCCGAGCAGGACGATGTCGTGGTCGCGGTCGTTCGGGGTCATAGAAGGGGAGCGTAGGGGTGGACGCGGTCGGGGCGACAGCGGCTTGCGCCGGGCGGATCACCGTTCTCGGCTCGTGGGCGCGTCGTCGAGGCGGACGCGCCCGCCGGCGAGGGGTGGTCAGCGCAGGGGCCGCTCGGGGCGGAAGCTCCAGCCGACCGCTTCGAGCGCGGCGGCGAGGCGGCGCGCGTGGAACGAGGCGACCTCGAGCGAGACCTCGGAGCAGACGTCGACCGCGAGCGGGGGAGGATCCGCGAACTTCGGGATCTCGACCTGCGCCCACGCATCGGCGCTCAGCCAGACCCGCGGGCGCACGGTGCCGGCACCCTCGACCTGACCGTCCGCGACGAAGGCGATCGTGTCGAACGCGTCGGGCTTCGTGATCGGCAGGTCGACGACCAGCGTCACGACGTGCAGCTCGCTCACACGTCGAGTCTGCGGCACGGCCGGGGGGTGAGGGTAGCCGTCACGGCGAACCGAAGAGCGTCGGATGCCGCGACCCGCACCTGCGAGCCCGAGGGGGGTCGCACCGGGTTAGGGTCGGCTGGTGGCCGAGGCATCCGATCACTGGCGCGACGCGGGCATCATCCTGGGCTGGAATCCGAGCCTGTGGGACGGGTGGCCCGGCACGTACGCGGGCGTCGTGGCGGGCGTGCAGTCCGGTCAGCCGTTCGTGACGCAGTGGTCGGTCGGAGCGCGCAAGGAGGTCGCACCCGGCACCGACGCATGGCTGCTGCGGCAGGGCGGGATGTACGGGCTGATCGGGCACGCCACGGTGCTGACGCAGCCGTACGAGGACGTGCACTTCGCCGATCCGCGACGCACGGCGAGCTTCGTCGACGTCGCGTTCGACGAGCTCGTGGCCGAAGGAGACCGGGTGCCGCGAGACGTGCTCGAGGTGGTCGTCCCCGAGGTGGCGTGGCGGTTCCAGTTCCGCTCGGGCAACCGCATCGCGCCCGAGCCGAACCGGCGGCTGCGCGGCCTGTGGCGGGAGGCGATGTCAGGGCTCGCGTGAGCCGCAGGGGGGTCCCGCAGCTAGGTCTCCCGCGCGTCGAGCTGCCGCAGGGCATCGCGGGCGCGCGCGAGTCGGTCCTCGACGGTCAGGTCCCACCACGGTTCACCGCGCTCGCCGAGGCCGTGCTTGGCGAGGTTCACCCGGCGACGGGCGTCGGCGACGGCATTCGCATCCTCGTCCTTCTTGGCGACGCGGACGGCCGAGCGTCCTCGGCCGAGGTGAGAAGTGAGCGCCGCGACGACGTCGGCGGGCAGCGCGGGATCGGTGCGCCGCCAGCGCCGGCCGTCGATGACGAGCCAGCGTTCGTCGTCGGCTGCGCCCTCGCTCCCGGCAGCCGTGGTCACGGGGTTCCGAAGCGGTCGACGAGGCGGATCAGCGTCGGCAGGCCGCGGGACGTCGCCCGGTC from the Microbacterium atlanticum genome contains:
- a CDS encoding DUF4383 domain-containing protein, with translation MGSSPNRIVATVFGAVYLLVGLLGFAFTQGVGFVATEGGLLLGIFEVNPLHNVAHLLIGAALLAAGLRGARPAKIVNITVGAAYLLLGLVGFFLVGTPANILALNAPDHFLHLASALVLLGVGLAAERSSRVATA
- a CDS encoding class I SAM-dependent methyltransferase, translated to MAELPEHVAVNREYWDGMAHEWVEAGERSWNQAEPAWGSWGIPESELHLLPDDMTGLQAIELGCGTAYVSAWMARRGAVVTGIDNSLEQLRTAERLAQQHGVALELIHGNAEAVPKPDESFDFAISEYGAAIWADPYRWIPEAHRLLRPGGTLVFLGTHHLVSVCSPLDGSFPIPRTLERPYFGDHRLDWRDAADDPGGIEFSLPFSAWIRLFRSTGFEVVDFAEIQAPADAVGTKSGITADWARDYPSEHVWTVRKAG
- a CDS encoding saccharopine dehydrogenase family protein; amino-acid sequence: MTPNDRDHDIVLLGASGFVGRYTARHLARSAPEGVRIALAGRSTARLNEVKRELGVDWPAIEVDTTHDDAVGRVAASAAVIATTVGPYLRYGARVAAACARAGTSYADLTGESIFVARSIERNHAVAERTGAKIVHSCGFDSIPSDLGLGLAHAAAGGVPIVAATLRVRSLRGGISGGTIDSLRQQLKEARTDASARRLLANPYALTPGPSVRLPSRARTGWGAEHGTWQAPFVMGGFNQQIVQRSNYLTGWSYGQLMQYREVVATGRGVGGFLRASGITVGTAALVGAMAFAPTRALLDRVLPSPGSGPSDDAVEHGRFALDVDVYPVEGEPVRTRVAAPYDPGYGGTGIMLAESALSLALDDLGDRAGVLTPMVAMGEHLAARLRAQRFTLEAGSLG
- a CDS encoding biopolymer transporter Tol, with amino-acid sequence MTTAAGSEGAADDERWLVIDGRRWRRTDPALPADVVAALTSHLGRGRSAVRVAKKDEDANAVADARRRVNLAKHGLGERGEPWWDLTVEDRLARARDALRQLDARET